CGCTAAAAATAGTTCGAATCGCTTCAAATCGCGCCACCGGATCGATGACAACCGTAAGGCTTGGCTCTGCGGCCTTGAGTCCAAGCTCCTTGCCCATGACTTCGAGTCTTCGAAATGACAGAAGAGTCTGCCGGGCCGATTCATAAAATACTCGACCCGCTTCCGTCAGCTTCGGGCGATATTCATCACGACTGAAAAGCGTGAGTTCGAACTCCGCTTCCAGTTTTTTGATAGCGACACTCATGGTAGGCTGGGTACGATTCAAGGCCTTCGCGGCGGCTTTGAAACTGCCTTTTTCCACAATCTTTTCCAAGATTTCCAGCTGATCAAAGGTCATCCTGAACCTCATAAGAATATAAAAAAAATCTATCGACATGGTGAATATTATATAATTTATTTTAATAGGCAACTTCCGATATTATGCCTTCAAGGTGCAAACAGCAGATAAAACGCGCCGGTTAGGGAGAGAAAAATGTTAACTATGAGACGCTCAGGGGAACGCGGCATCGCGAATCACGGCTGGCTCAAATCGCGTCATACATTTTCGTTTGGCAGTTACGTTGACCCCAAACATACGAATTTTGGACCGCTCTTGGTCATCAATGAAGACCGTATTGAAGGCGGATCCGGATTTGAACGGCATCCACACCGTGACATGGAAATCATCTCGTATGTGGTAAAAGGTTCTCTGGAGCATGAAGACACGATGGGCAACAAAGTGGTCATTCGTCCCGGAGAGGTGCAGAAGATGAGCGCCGGTACCGGTGTCATGCACTCTGAGATGAACCACGAAAAGGATAAGGAAACACACTTCTTTCAAATCTGGATTATGCCGGACAAAAAGGGCATCAAACCCTCGTATGGGCAGAAATCATTTGCCACGGATCTCGAAAAGGAGCCGCTGGTATTGGTAGCCTCAGGCGACGGTCGCGACGGCTCCATTCAAATCCAGCAGGACGCGGACTTGTACCTTTCCAGGCTACGTCCTCATTCAAGCCTTCATTTCGGAATCCGCCCAGGACGTGGTGTTTGGGTGCAGGTTGTGAAAGGATCCGTGGCTATTGGCGATATGGATTTTGAGGCCGGAGATGCAGCGTCTTTGACCGATGAAAGCGTTCTTGATCTTTCAAGCAAGAACGATGCAGAACTCATACTGTTCGATCTTCCGCTTTAACAGCGGTTCGATGCACAACTGCAGGGACGCTGTCACCAACATGGAAGCTTTGAACCCGCTGGTAGATATCTTCGTCCGCTTTCGTCAAGCGTTCATGCTGGAGAAGATGGTCTGCCCAGGTGCTGATCCAGAAGACCTCTTCATAAATATCAGGCTGATGAGGCGTGCACAGAACATTCCAATCGTATCCGCCATCACGCAGGCGAACATTTCGAAGCTCGTACAGGGCCGCGAGAAATACCTCTTTCTTATCGGGGGGGACATGATAGCTGATGCGGACTTCTATCGGTCCATCACGGTCTTTAAACTCGTGTCCGGCGACTTTCTTCGCGAATGTTTCCGATGGCGTCAGGTCACGTCCGGAAAGCCACGACAAAGGCCAGATCCTGGTGAGGGCGATCTGAAGGATGAGTGCAGCCGCAGATATGCCAAGGGCTGTTGAAACTGTCGACAGATCAGAAAAGTACCCCCAGGCAATGCCGCTGAGGGCCATGGCCCCCTGAGTTATGACCAGGAACAATGCAACCGCTCGCGCCTGCACCCATCCGGCGACGGATATCTGGGCACATAGATTAAACGTGGCCATCATCGCAATCCAGCCGATCCCGCCGACCGCTAACGCAAGGCTCACCACGATGAAGGAGTCCTCCGTCGCCGCGATAAAAGTGGAGAGAGCGAAGATCGTAGCGCCGGCGGACAGGATATGGTCGATAGGCATTCCACGACGTCGTACCTGCCCGAGCAGAAAAACACCGGCCACGGAGCCTGTCCCCACGCAACCGAGTAAAAACCCAAGGCCGCCTGATGACAGTCCCAGGTCATTCCTGGCCCGTAACGGAAGAAGGGCCCAAAGTGCTCCTGCAGCAAAAAGGGCGACGAAGCTTCTTACCAGCACAGCTCGGACGCCAGGTGACCTCCAGGCATAAATCAGCGAAAGCTTTGAAGCCGCGAGATACTTCTCCGATGACCTGACCGTCGGACTTTGAGCAGGGGTAGGATGCCAGGTCCAAACAATGGCCAGTACAAATATAAAAGTGAGTGCGTTGCAGAAAAAAGTGACGGCAACGCTGGAAGCGCTTATAACGGCTCCTCCAAGCGCAGGTCCCACCGCTCGAGCCAGATTCACTGAGACGCCGGATAGCGCCACAGCAGCCGCAAGCTGGTCTTTTGGAACAAGTCTGGGAAGAGTCGCAGTCCATGCAGGCATGTGAAACGCGCTGCCGATTCCCATGCTGAATGACAGAGCAAGAAGCAAGAGAGGAGTTAAAATCCCGGAATAGGCAAACCATGCAAGCAGCCCGGAAGTCAGAATGAGCCAAACCTGGGCTGCAAGAATTATGGTTCGTCGGTTACGGAGGTCGGCAAGCACTCCTGCAAAAAGGCCAAAAAGAAACATGGGGAGGGCGCTTGCCGCCTGAAGACCACCAAGCCATGTAGCGGAAAGACCGGCTACAGTCAGAAACCAGGCGGCTCCAACATTTTGCATGAAGCCGCCAATGTTCGACACCAAGGCCGCGAACCACATCCGTCCATACGGGGATATCGCGAGCGGCTTCCATGCTGAATCCGGCGCTGGTCCTACAAGAACTTTGTCTTCAACGTGGTTCACCATTCAAAATGCCCAGCACATGCAGCCCATGCTCCAGTCAAGAGCGGCTTCTTCGATCGTATGCCTTGCCGTTTTACGGATCGGGTGAACCGTGCAACATGATGGCGAGGCGGCTGTCTGATGGGCTGTTCCCTGTCCCGAGGGTTTACCCTGGTATCCGCCATAGTACTTGACAGGAGCCCAGTCGGGCATGGGCGGCGGCAGCTTCGGAGCCTTGTTATCAAATGGGCCATCTCCATGGACTATTTTTCCACCCACTACGGTCAGCAGCGAGGTGATATCTTTGATGGCATCTCCATCAACGGAAAAATAATCGTCACTCAGAACAGCGAAATCTGCAAGTTGACCTTTCGTGATTTGCCCGCGCTTTCCTTCCTCGTTCGAAAACCAGGTGTTGGAGACTGTCCAAAGACGCAGAGCTGTTTCACGGTCGAGCAGGCGATTGTCAGAATAGAGCTTGAGACCGCCGACTGTCTTGCCCGTGACCAGCCATGACAAGCTCATCCATGGATTATAGCTCGCAACTCGCGTGGCATCGGTTCCCGCACCAACGGGAAGACCGGCACTGAGCATCTCCTTGACAGGCGGCGAGCCGTCTGCTGCCGCGGCGCCATACCTCTCAACAAAATATTCACCCTGATAGGCCATGCGGTGCTGGACCGCGATCCCACCACCGAGCCCCTTGACTCGATCAATGTTTTTGACCGAGATGGTCTCGGCGTGATCAAAAAACCAATGCAGTCCATCGAACGGGATGTCGCGGTTGACCCTTTCGAAGACAGAAAGCGCCCGTGTGATGGTCTCATCGTAGGTCGCGTGCAGGCGGAAAGGCCAGCGTTTCTCCACGAGCAAGCGGACAACGTCTTCCAGCTCTGTTTCCATGCTTTGCGCCAGATCAGGGCGTGGCTCACGGAAGTCCTCAAAATCCGCTGCCGAGAACACCAGCATC
This region of Oligoflexus sp. genomic DNA includes:
- a CDS encoding MFS transporter is translated as MVNHVEDKVLVGPAPDSAWKPLAISPYGRMWFAALVSNIGGFMQNVGAAWFLTVAGLSATWLGGLQAASALPMFLFGLFAGVLADLRNRRTIILAAQVWLILTSGLLAWFAYSGILTPLLLLALSFSMGIGSAFHMPAWTATLPRLVPKDQLAAAVALSGVSVNLARAVGPALGGAVISASSVAVTFFCNALTFIFVLAIVWTWHPTPAQSPTVRSSEKYLAASKLSLIYAWRSPGVRAVLVRSFVALFAAGALWALLPLRARNDLGLSSGGLGFLLGCVGTGSVAGVFLLGQVRRRGMPIDHILSAGATIFALSTFIAATEDSFIVVSLALAVGGIGWIAMMATFNLCAQISVAGWVQARAVALFLVITQGAMALSGIAWGYFSDLSTVSTALGISAAALILQIALTRIWPLSWLSGRDLTPSETFAKKVAGHEFKDRDGPIEVRISYHVPPDKKEVFLAALYELRNVRLRDGGYDWNVLCTPHQPDIYEEVFWISTWADHLLQHERLTKADEDIYQRVQSFHVGDSVPAVVHRTAVKAEDRTV
- a CDS encoding amidohydrolase, with product MSVTHADAIFLNGRITTLDPALPEASAMAVAEDRILAVGSDKDLAVYQGPATEVIDLRKRRVIPGLIDSHLHVIRGGLNYNMELRWDGVESLSTAMRMLKEQVDRTPAPQWVRVVGGFTEHQFAEKRLPTLDEINQVAPDTPVFILHLYDRALLNRAALRVCGYTKETKDPPGGQITRDKAGNPTGLLLAKPSAMILYATLAKGPKLPFEYQVNSTRHFMRELNRLGVTGVIDAGGGFQNYPEDYEVINQLANKGDLTLRIAYNLFTQKPKEELSDFKRWTEMVKPGQGSDYFRNNGAGEMLVFSAADFEDFREPRPDLAQSMETELEDVVRLLVEKRWPFRLHATYDETITRALSVFERVNRDIPFDGLHWFFDHAETISVKNIDRVKGLGGGIAVQHRMAYQGEYFVERYGAAAADGSPPVKEMLSAGLPVGAGTDATRVASYNPWMSLSWLVTGKTVGGLKLYSDNRLLDRETALRLWTVSNTWFSNEEGKRGQITKGQLADFAVLSDDYFSVDGDAIKDITSLLTVVGGKIVHGDGPFDNKAPKLPPPMPDWAPVKYYGGYQGKPSGQGTAHQTAASPSCCTVHPIRKTARHTIEEAALDWSMGCMCWAF
- a CDS encoding pirin family protein codes for the protein MLTMRRSGERGIANHGWLKSRHTFSFGSYVDPKHTNFGPLLVINEDRIEGGSGFERHPHRDMEIISYVVKGSLEHEDTMGNKVVIRPGEVQKMSAGTGVMHSEMNHEKDKETHFFQIWIMPDKKGIKPSYGQKSFATDLEKEPLVLVASGDGRDGSIQIQQDADLYLSRLRPHSSLHFGIRPGRGVWVQVVKGSVAIGDMDFEAGDAASLTDESVLDLSSKNDAELILFDLPL